A DNA window from Deinococcus seoulensis contains the following coding sequences:
- a CDS encoding single-stranded DNA-binding protein: MLHIEFTTDLGARVTVDVENPAQLLDIQRQYGRLGWTSGDVPSGGYQFPLENEADFDWTLIGARKWTSPDGEELVIHRGHAYRRRELDAVDSRKMKLPAAVKYSRGAKSTDPDHVREKSDGEFEYVTLAIFRGGKRQERYATPRQGTQPTQASRPAPQAAAPGTRPAAQQAPQQAARPAPRPAPAPAPTDDETPF, from the coding sequence ATGCTGCACATCGAATTCACCACCGACCTGGGCGCCCGCGTCACCGTCGACGTCGAAAACCCCGCCCAGCTGCTGGACATCCAGCGCCAGTACGGCCGCCTCGGCTGGACCAGCGGCGACGTTCCCAGCGGCGGCTACCAGTTCCCCCTGGAAAACGAGGCGGACTTCGACTGGACCCTGATCGGCGCCCGCAAGTGGACCAGCCCCGACGGCGAGGAACTCGTCATTCACCGCGGACACGCCTACCGCCGCCGCGAACTGGACGCCGTGGACAGCCGCAAGATGAAACTCCCGGCCGCCGTGAAGTACTCACGCGGCGCGAAAAGCACCGACCCCGACCACGTCCGCGAGAAATCCGACGGCGAATTCGAGTACGTGACGCTGGCCATCTTCCGGGGCGGCAAACGCCAGGAACGCTACGCCACCCCCCGGCAGGGCACGCAACCCACCCAGGCCAGCCGTCCCGCCCCGCAGGCCGCCGCGCCCGGCACCCGCCCGGCTGCCCAGCAGGCCCCGCAACAGGCCGCCCGGCCCGCGCCGCGCCCCGCCCCGGCCCCCGCACCCACCGACGACGAAACGCCGTTCTGA